One window of Mauremys reevesii isolate NIE-2019 linkage group 4, ASM1616193v1, whole genome shotgun sequence genomic DNA carries:
- the YPEL4 gene encoding protein yippee-like 4, with protein MPSCEPGPPAACLPTKTFRSYLPHCHRTYSCVHCQAHLAKHDELISKSFQGSHGRAYLFNSVVNVGCGPAEQRLLLTGLHSVADIFCESCKTTLGWKYEQAFETSQKYKEGKFIIEMSHMVKDNGWD; from the exons ATGCCCAGCTGTGAGCCAGGGCCGCCCGCCGCCTGCCTGCCCACCAAGACCTTCCGCAGCTACCTTCCGCACTGCCACCGCACCTACAGCTGTGTGCACTGCCAGGCCCACCTGGCCAAGCACGATGAGCTCATCTCCAAG TCTTTCCAGGGGAGCCATGGCCGAGCCTACCTGTTCAATTCTGT GGTTAACGTTGGCTGCGGGCCGGCTGAACAGCGCCTCCTGCTCACTGGGCTTCACTCTGTGGCCGACATTTTCTGTGAGAGCTGCAAGACCACCCTGGGGTGGAAATAT gaacAGGCCTTCGAGACCAGCCAGAAGTACAAGGAGGGGAAGTTCATCATTGAGATGTCGCACATGGTGAAGGACAAcggctgggactga